Proteins encoded within one genomic window of Natator depressus isolate rNatDep1 chromosome 1, rNatDep2.hap1, whole genome shotgun sequence:
- the LOC141979538 gene encoding olfactory receptor 52N2-like produces the protein MSVFNLTHFDASAFFLMGTPDLEAAHVWISIPFSIFYIMGLLGNFMLLYVIGKEQTLHKPVYLLLSMLVLTEIGTYISIIPKAMCIFWFNLKGITVGGCLNQMFFIHVASVTHSTVLVTMAFDHFVAICNPLRYATVITSARIAKLARVGLIRDVLFILPMPLLLSRQPFCANNIIPHTRCDHMAMVKMSCGDITVNRMYGLVIALVIVMLDLTLIALSYGLFIRAVLRVSSKKAHQKSFSTSTDHIGVKKMSYPSFLFSTVTYRFGQGIDPHLHIILTNLYYLLLPMFNPIIYGAKTFELREKLRKYTCRI, from the coding sequence ATGTCAGTTTTCAACCTCACACACTTTGACGCTTCAGCATTCTTTCTAATGGGCACCCCTGACTTGGAAGCTGCTCACGTCTGGATTTCCATTCCTTTCTCTATTTTCTACATTATGGGCCTGCTGGGAAATTTCATGCTTCTCTATGTTATAGGTAAGGAGCAGACTCTGCACAAGCCAGTCTATCTGCTGCTCTCCATGCTGGTACTCACAGAAATCGGCACATATATTTCCATCATCCCAAAGGCAATGTgcatattttggttcaatttgaaaggTATTACTGTGGGTGGCTGCCTCAATCAGATGTTCTTCATTCACGTGGCTTCTGTGACACATTCAACCGTCCTCGTGACAATGGCCTTTGATCACTTTGTcgccatatgtaaccctctgagatatgcCACAGTCATCACCAGTGCACGAATAGCTAAGCTAGCGCGAGTGGGTTTGATAAGAGATGTTCTCTTCATTCTTCCcatgcccctgctcctgagcaggcagccattctgtgccaacAACATTATCCCACATACGCGCTGTGACCACATGGCCATGGTGAAGATGTCATGTGGAGACATTACAGTCAACAGGATGTACGGTTTGGTAATAGCGTTGGTAATCGTCATGTTAGACCTGACACTTATTGCCCTGTCCTATGGTCTGTTCATCAGGGCTGTCCTCAGAGTATCCTCCAAGAAAGCCCACCAGAAATCTTTCAGCACTAGCACAGACCATATCGGTGTGAAGAAGATGTCTtatccttccttcctcttctccactGTGACATACCGGTTTGGTCAGGGAATTGATCCCCATCTTCACATCATCTTGACCAACCTATattacctcctcctccccatgttcaATCCTATCATTTATGGGGCCAAAACCTTCGAGCTTCGTGAGAAATTGCGTAAGTACACTTGCAGAATATGA